The following nucleotide sequence is from Flavobacteriales bacterium.
TTATAAGCACACCAATATTTCTTTCTTTCAATTTTCGAACAATGTCCTGAATATCTTCCACCGCAATAGGGTCAACGCCTGCAAAAGGCTCGTCCAACAAAATAAATTTTGGATTAACGGCCAAAGCACGAGCAATTTCGGTTCTTCTTCGCTCACCACCCGACAGCACATTCCCTTTATTTTTTCTAACTTTGTTTAAGCTGAATTCAGAAATCAAAGATTCAAGTTTCGCCTTTTGATCTTTATAACTCATATCGGTAAGTTGCAACACTGCCTTGATATTGTCTTCAACCGAAAGGCTTCTAAAAACCGATGCCTCCTGAGGTAAATAACCCACACCGAGCCGAGCACGTTGATACATTGCCTTTTTGGTAATTATCTCATTGTCTAAGTAAACATTACCCTCATCGGGCTTTATTAAACCCACTACCATATAAAAAGTTGTGGTTTTTCCGGCACCATTTGGTCCAAGCAAACCCACAATTTCTCCTTGATTTACCTGCACACTGACGTTGTTTACCACCTTACGTCGTTTGTATTGTTTTACAAGATTTTCTGCTCTCAGCATTTGTTACTTTTTCGGGTTGTAAACGGCAAAAATAGTAGCATTGTATCTTCTTCGGTTTTTATTGGCCGATAAATCATACCAAATTGTCAAATAGATACGTTTCAAAAATATATATTTGCAACGTTCAGACAGTTCATCGTAAATGATTATGAATACACTAAAAAAAGGATTTGTATTGGTAGCCGTAGGTTTGTTAGCCTTTTCATCGGCAAATGCTCAATGGTATGCTGGCCCACGATTGGGTCTAAATTATGCAAAAATGAGTTTTAACAACGGCGGCGAAAATAGATTTGCCCTCGGTTTTCATGGTGGAGCCACCGGCAGATTTCAGTTTACAAAACAGTTTTCGGCACAGGCAGACTTATTGGCATCTATTATGGGAAACACTAACGTGGTGGAAACAACTGCGGCAGGCACAACTACAACCATAGAAACCACTACATCACCATTTTATGTACAATTGCCTTTGTACATAAATTTTGAAAAACCTATTAAATCTAAACAACTTGTTCCATATAGAGTAAAAGAATCCGTGGTTTCTTTTCATTTGTATGGTGGCGGATATTTTGGCTATGCACTTTCATCAGCTCAAAGTACAACAACAACCATCAACGATGGAACGACAAAAACCACAACTACGGTTTCAGGCAATCTGGAGTCATCAACCTACAACCCCATAGATTTTGGCGTTATGCTTGGCACTGGGTTTTCGTTCAAATTAGACGAACACAATAAAAATAGATTCTATGTAGATTTGAGATATTTAATGGGTTTTTCTGATTATGATAAATCAAAAACTGGAACCGCCAGCAATAGTGCTGCTCAAATATCTTTTATGTTTTCAAGAAAAATTACTCAACGTATTTATACCAACAGACATAGATTTTAATAGAAATTATGTTTGAAAAAAAAGGCCGTTTCATTGAATTGAAGCGGCCTTTTTCCTACCTATCATTTTTAATCAATTGCCAAACCATTTCCGGTTCATAGCCTTTTACAATGCAATATCTTGCCACCTTGGCATTTTGTTCAAATTTATTTTTCGACAAATAATCTTTAGATTTTTTTGCAATCAATTTTTCAAGTGTTTTCAGATTATCATCATCAGATAT
It contains:
- the lptB gene encoding LPS export ABC transporter ATP-binding protein, with the translated sequence MLRAENLVKQYKRRKVVNNVSVQVNQGEIVGLLGPNGAGKTTTFYMVVGLIKPDEGNVYLDNEIITKKAMYQRARLGVGYLPQEASVFRSLSVEDNIKAVLQLTDMSYKDQKAKLESLISEFSLNKVRKNKGNVLSGGERRRTEIARALAVNPKFILLDEPFAGVDPIAVEDIQDIVRKLKERNIGVLITDHNVHETLNITDRAYLLFEGQILMAGTAEELAADERVRNVYLGKNFELR
- a CDS encoding PorT family protein, which encodes MNTLKKGFVLVAVGLLAFSSANAQWYAGPRLGLNYAKMSFNNGGENRFALGFHGGATGRFQFTKQFSAQADLLASIMGNTNVVETTAAGTTTTIETTTSPFYVQLPLYINFEKPIKSKQLVPYRVKESVVSFHLYGGGYFGYALSSAQSTTTTINDGTTKTTTTVSGNLESSTYNPIDFGVMLGTGFSFKLDEHNKNRFYVDLRYLMGFSDYDKSKTGTASNSAAQISFMFSRKITQRIYTNRHRF